The genomic DNA CCATGTGCAATTATTTGTGGAAAACCAAAAATTTTTGCAGTAATAGGTGACATATGGATAGGATTCCTATCACCAGAGATAGAAGCATACTTACGAATGATATCAACTGTAGCTTTGATCGTTTCTTGGCTAGTAATATTTGATTTATCAAATGGTTCGGAAAACTCCCTAGACATACTGCTTAAGGACGTTTTTTGTTTATGTAACATAGTACTTACTTGTGACCAAACCAATTCAGAGCCTACATATACCTCTGTAACTACATCTATTAATAATCCTGCACGATGTTCTCTTATTTTTTCAGTATGTACATAAATATCTACAACCGCATCCGTTGCTACTTCTTTATATCGATTGATGGTATTGTATAAATGAACCAATCCCACTGGTGTGTAAGGAAAATCAGGTTCTGTTAATAATTTAATTACCATTGGAAAAGCTACTGAGTACAGATAAGTCAGTGGTAAAATTTTGCTATTTGCCAATTGTGTGTTATCTGTGTACTTCTTAACTTCTTCTGGACTGAGTTGGTAATTTCTCAAAATCAATCTTTTTACAGGAAGATTTGGTAAGACACTCCCAATATGTTTAACTATCAAAGATTTATTTATCATTTGGCCTGCTGCCTTTAAATAGCCCTTAGTCAAAGAAGGTAAACTATCTAACTCAACATCTTTATACATCAACATATTACACTCCTCACTTAATGTATAGAAAATTTTTCTCTCAAAAAAAATGCTTTGGATACTATACCACATCTGAATTTAGAATTTACTCGATACAAAATTTTAGAAAAGTTTTTATAAATATTGCTTTTTTTATCAAAATCCATTATCTTTAGAACAATAGAGTTAAAATTCTATTAAAAAGTAATAACAAATTTATGAAATAACAACAAATCTAATGAAAATAACAACAAATTTAATGGAAAAAATATGGAATTGTTAATTTAATTTATTAAAATCAGCAATGATCGACTAACTGCTATTCATTTGTTAACTGTGTAACACACGAGAAAAGAATTGAGACATTTATGATTAGAATTGTTTTTGTATTAGGTTTGGCTTTATTTGCTTTATTTTTTGGTGCTGGCAATTTAATTTTTCCTATCAAGCTAGGATGGCAAAGTGGCTCTTCATTTTATCCGGCAGTCATTGGTTTTTTAATCACCGGTGTTGGTATACCTTTACTCGGTTTGATTGCCAGTTCGACCTCCCCTGGTGGTATTCCTGAAATACTGGATAAGAAGGTCAGTAAATGGTTTTCTTTCTTGCTCATCACAAGTATTTATTTAACCATTGGTCCCCTATTCGCCATCCCCAGAACTGCTACTACTTCTTATACTATTGGTGTTGCTCCACACCTTCAGGCTGATTCTAATATTTACTTACTAGTATTTAGTGTTATCTACTTTTTAATTGTGTTAATTTTCAGTTTAAAGCCATCTGAGATGGTAGAAAGAATTGGTCGCTTTTTAACCCCTGCTTTACTACTGGTTATCGGCATACTATGTACAGTGGCTTTTTTCAAACTAAACACAACTGTCACCGAGCTACAAGGTTCAGCCACAGCCTACCGCAACCCTTTTACAGAAGGATTTACTCAGGGTTATCTAACCATGGATGCTATTGCCTCTGTTACTTTTTCCATTATTTCCCTAACTGTACTCAGAGCTGCAGGAATTACTGAAAAAAGTAAAATACTCAAATACTCTTCTTTAGCAGCTTTGGTTTCAGGGATTTGTTTAGTTATTGTTTACATTGGTCTGGGTTGGATTGGTAATCATTACCCATTGAGTACTGAACAATTAAACTGGATCACCCAAAATGAGATGCATGAAGGTGCTTACATCCTAGCTAACGCATCCAACACTCTTTTGAATACTCTCGGACCCATTGTAGTATCACTCATAGTAACTTTAGCTTGCCTTACTACTGCCATTGGTCTGACAGTAGCTATCTCAAGCTTCTTCGCCAATTTGCTTGGTTCCTATATCCCGAAGTTAAACTATAATTTCTGTGTTTACTTTTTTACGCTAACTAGCCTTATTTTATCCAATCAAGGTTTAAATCAAGTTATTAGTGCATCGATACCTATTTTAAATATTCTATACCCTATTACGATTCTGATTATTTTTATAGTTCTTTTTAATGAAGTTATCCACATTCCTAAAATTGCGTTTCAAATTACTGTAATTACAACATCTCTAATCAGTATTAGTAATGTACTTTTCCAAAATATGTCAAAACAAATTTTTACTCCGTTTTATAACGCTTTGGGAATCCCCATCAGTGACTTAACATTTAGCTGGATTATTCCTGCGATAATAACACTTATTATTGGTTATTTAATAGCTTATATCCGCAGAGGAACTGATGAGTAAATATTTGTTGGTCAACAGGGGTGGAAACACTAGGTATCGTACTAACTGATCGATATAGTTGTGATACCATTGCAAGGGTTTGGTGTTGTAAACTCTCTAGAAGTTACTGTTTCTCCTAATTCTAGGAGTCCATATGGAGTATCCCAAATAAATTTACCTTATAGGAGTTATCAGAAAATGGCTCAAGGCTCACCTAAAGGCACCTATGTCCTGAAATTCACCAATTGGTAATGATCACTTCACATGGCTACTCCTGTTCATGATTTTTGTTCAGAATATGGCTTTGCTATCCTATAAAAGCATGTAACAAAACAGATTACAGTACATTAAGCAAAATATATTGATCCAACCCAATTCAAATAACAAGACCATAACTAAACCATTAACTATTTTATTATCAACCAAATTTACTCAAGATAATAAACTGGTGCAATATTTTGGTTTTTTTTCAAAAAAAAGTTAGAATGTGAATAATATCTATCAGTCACTATGAATTATGCTTACCTATAGTTCACCTGAAAAAAAAATCTTACCTAAGTCGTATGAAAAGCCATGGCTACTAATATTACTGACTCTTATTTGGTTATGGGCAGGGATTATAGGTAGAGACTTATGGGGGGAAGAAGGCTATCTTTACGCTTATATTAATTCTATGATAGAAACCCAACGTTGGTTATTACCGAATATTTATGGGGTGCCCTATATATCTAGTTCTCCTTTCTACCTGTGGCTAGGTGGCATCTCAAAACTTTCTTTGACTTCAATAGGAATTCCTGAGTATATCAGTGTTAGATTTCTAACCTTAGTGATGATATCCACTAGTTTATTAGTTTTAGGTATTGCTACTAAAAATTTTCTTGGCCATCGCTACAGTCGGGTTACCCCTTTAATGACTATTGGTTGTGTCGGTATTATATTATTTAGTCACAATATTAGCCAACTACCGTTACTATTCTTTTCTCTAAATCTATATAGTTATGCCTTAAGTCAATACAAGGCCAACAAAATATTCCGTACAGGATTATTAATTTCCTTAAGCTGGATGGTAGCTTTTTATATACAAAACCTTCCTCCAGTACTGTTATTAATGTTCATTTCAATCTGTTTAACCCTACATCCTGGATGGCGAAACCGACAATATTATCTAGTTCTACTTGTAAGTATTTTCATATTTTTACCTTTAGCCGCTCTATGGCCTAGTGCCTTGTATATTGTCTATCCTACATATTTTGATATGTGGCTAGATTTATATTCATTGGGTGTTTATGGTGGCTTTTCATTACCTAAATTTTCACTACCAACTTGGTATTACTTTAAAAATATCATTTGGTATACATTTCCGGCATTTCCATTGGCGGTATGGGCGATTATTAAACTAAAACAAGAAAGCTATAAAAATCCTATTTATTTTTTCTTTTCACTGTGGATTGCTTTAGGATTTATTTTCCTACTATTTCAAAGTGATCCTGAAAATAATCAATTAATTTTAATTATTCCCCCTTTGGTTTTTTTAGCAACTTCTCAAATCGATACTTTAAAAAGAGAGTTTGCTGCTTTTTTAAATTGGTTGGGTATCACCACTTTTGGGCTACTAGCATTATTTATTTGGGCTGAATATATTGCAATTAATCTGAATCTATCTAATGAATTATATGCTCGTTCTACTTACTTTAACCCTCTATATCAACCTCATATTTCTATTATGGTTATCTTAATTGCTTTAACTTTCACACCTATTTGGTTATATTCAGTTAATAGAAAACATATAGAAGGCAGACAAGCTGTTACTAACTGGGCAACAGGTGTTACTTTTATTTGGCTTTTGATGATGACTTTATTTTTGTCATGGTTAGACACTTCCAAAAGTCCTCGTCCTTTAATCACTGAACTGGAAAATATGATTCCTGAAACAACACTAAACAAATTCAATAAACTACAAGTATGTGCCAATAGTGATGATTTGAAGACGTTAATCAGTTGGAATGAATATAGTCAATTTAAAATCCAGTCCTCAATTAATAAACCTCTTAATTTTTGTCAATATCGTATATTGCTCAGCACTGAACAAGAATTTACCGCTAAATATCCTCAAGTTAGAACCACTTGGCACGCTACGCGACAACGCAAGAAAAATAACATTTTTATTCTATGGGAATAAATTAAAAGTGGCTCACCAGGTCAAAATTATGAGATAGGCAAAACAAATCTTTTCCTAATCTCATAACGCCACAGATGTTAAAACATCCAAGGAAATTGTTGTTTACGTTTATCTTCAAATGCCTTAATTTTATCACTATTTTGCAAAGTTAACCCAATCTCATCCAACCCATTTAATAGACAATATTTTCTGTGTTCTGTAATATCAAAATTAAAAACTTGACCACTTGGAGTAATAACAGTTTGCTCTTGTAAAGAAATTAATAAACAATAACCAACATTATTTTCAACTTCACAAAATAATATATCAACTTCTTTTTCTGACAAAATAATAGGCAATAAACCATTCTTATAACAATTATTAAAGAATATATCAGCAAAACTAGGCGCAATAATCGCTCTGAATCCATATTCTTCTAAAGCCCAAGGTGCATGTTCACGACTAGAACCACAACCAAAATTCCTACGTGTTAATAAAATCTCTGCACCTTGATAACGAGGCTTATTCAAAGGGAAATCGGGGTTTAAAGGCCGTGTACTATTATCCATTGCTATATCCCCACGATCTAAATAACGCCAAGCATCAAAGCAATTGTCCCCATAACCTGTACGCTTAATCGATCTTAGAAACTGTTTTGGAATGATGGCATCAGTATCTACATTCACCCTATCTAAGGGAGCTACCAATCCTTTTAGTTCTTGGAATACTTTCATATCTCTCTTATCCTTAGTCTTAAAATTATCTTACAGCTTCCTATGATCAATAAAATGACCAACAATTGCAGCTGCAGCAGCCATCTGAGGACTAACTAAATGTGTTCTGCTTAATGCGCCTTGTCTACCTTCAAAGTTCCGATTAGAGGTCGAAGCACAGCGTTCTTTAGGTCCTACCTTATCATCATTCATCGCCAAACACATAGAACATCCTGGTTCTCTCCATTCAAACCCTGCTTCCTTAAAAATCTTATCTAACCCTTCCTTTTCTGCTTCTTCTTTAACCAGGCCTGATCCGGGGACAATTAAAACACGCTTGACAGAATCAGCTTTACTCTTACCTTTAACTACTTCTGCTACTGATCTTAAATCTTCAATTCGACTATTAGTACAAGAACCAATAAATACTACATCAACTGCCAATTCTGTAATGGGTGTATTAGGTTCTATCCCCATATATTCATAGGCTCGTTCATAACTCTTCTTTTTGACGGGATCGGTAATATTTTCCAAACCAGGGATTGTTTCATCAATAGCAATCACCATTTCAGGAGAGGTTCCCCACGTTACTTGCGGTTTTATATCCCTAGCATCAAAAGTATAAACCTTATCAAAATATGCACCTTCATCTGACACTAAAGTTTTCCAATACATGACTGCCTTATCCCAGTCTTCTCCCTTAGGGACAAAGGGTCTACCTTTTAAATAATTCAAGGTAATATCATCAACAGCAACCATACCCGAACGAGCACCCGCTTCAATCGCAAGATTACACAAAGTCATTCGACCCTCTATACTTAAACCTCGAATGACCTCACCAGTAAATTCAATTGCATAACCAGTACCACCAGCAGTTCCAATCTGACCAATGATATATAAAGCAACATCTTTTGCTGTCACTCCCTCTTCTAAATGGCCATTAACTTCTATTTTCATATTGTTAGACTTCTTTGCCACAAGACATTGTGTGGCCATAACATGCTCTACCTCAGAAGTACCAATACCATGCGCTAAAGTTGCTAAAGCACCATGTGTAGAAGTATGCGAATCACCACACACAACAGTCATCCCAGGCAATGTACCTCCCTCTTCGGGACCTACTACGTGTACAATACCTTGGCGCTTATCCAAAATAAAAGGAAAATAATTTTTAATCTTAAATGCTTTAACATTTTCATCCAAAGTATCAACTTGTAGCTTAGAAATAGGATCGAGAATCCCCTTATCCCAATTGTGGGTTGGTGTATTATGATCTGCAGTAGAAATAATGCTAGATGCTCTCCATAATCGACGATTAGCCAGCTTCAGTCCCTCAAAAGCCTGAGGAGAGGTAACCTCGTGCACCAAATGACGATCGATATATAACAAAACAGTCCCATCATCTTCTTGTTTAACAACATGACTATCCCATAATTTATCATATAGTGTTTTTGCGCTCATTATTATTCCTAATTTTATTTTTTTAAATCACATAATCGACTGCAACTTCATGTATACACTTATCTATTCGCTCCTTGGTTAATTCTGGATTTAATATATTAATTAAATCATAGATATAACCTCTAATATACTGATTTTTTCTCATGATAATTCTTGTTTCCACTTCAGAAAATAGGTGTGATACCGAAACTACTTCTAAACTTTCATCTAATGTTTCTAGATCAACCGCCATAGACTCTATCAATCCAATGCCAAGACCCATTTTAACATAGGTCTTAATCACATCCGCATCAAATGATGATAGAGCCACATTAGGTAAATCTAATCCTGCCTTCTGAAACATTCTGACTACTGTTTCTTGATTCACGAAACTATAATCATAAGTAATTAATGGGTATTTTAATAGATCCTCTAATTCGATCTCATGCTTATCAGCTAACTGATGATCAACTGGCATAATTAATTGATAAGACCATGTATTGTATGGCAGATAAACCAACTCAGGATTAAAGTATAAATCTTGATTAATAACACCGAAGTCAACTTCATATTCCGCGACTAAACGAGCTACCTCCACAGAATTAGTTGGTAAAACTGAAACTCTTATATCTGGGTAACTTTGCTTAAAAGCATACATCTTCTTGGGTAACTCATAACGCATAAATCCATATACACCAGCTAAATTAATTTCACCACAGTTTTTATTAGAAAGTTCATCTCCTATTCTTTTAATATTTTCCGCTTCTCTCAATACTCTCTCTGCTGTTTGTAAAATCAATTGTCCTGGTTCTGTCACCGCAGTAATCCTTTTACCTTGTCGGACAAAAATTTGTATACCTAGCTCATTTTCTAATAATTTAATTTGTTTAGAAATACCTGGCTGTGAAGTAAATAAAACTTGAGCTGCATCTGATACGTTTAAATTTTGTTTGTACACTTCCAGTACATATCTTAGTTGTTGTAGTGTCATAAAATCTAGATATTCTAAAAAATATAATATTTGACTAGAAGAATCATTATAATCAATTAATCCCATGTTTCAAAATCTATATTTCAATGGTAATGCATTATGAATAATCTAGAAAATGAATTTATACAAACTGAGTCACAAAAAACAATTGATATAATCACCTCCCATGCAGATTGGATGTCTATTAAGAAAAATATCACTAATATTTTAAATAGTGAAGCACATATCGCTTATTGTGAGGAGCATCAAGGGAAAATGTATCATTTATTACAAAATCATGAATACCCCAAAGGTGTATATAGATGCTGTAGTGTGAAAGATTATAGAGCTGGCCTCCCTAATTGGGAATTGATATTTAATGTTGCTGATTTTGATGAAATATTAAATGATGATATTTACCTTGAAGCGTATATGCATTTTGTTGAAAACCCAAATTTAATATTGCTAGTACTAAGTAGTAAAGGTCAAGATATGCACTATACACTTGAATTTAATATATCCAAAAAAAATATTGTTACTGATGGTTTTAATTTTCCCCTTTCCAAATCATTTGTACAGTGGAGAGATGAAAATAGTGTTTGGCTTAATCCCGCATGGGAAGAGAATCAAATAACTTCTAGTGGATATTCTAGACAAGTTTATCTATTAAAACGTGGTCAAAATTTATCCGAGGCAACACTTGTTTTTGAAGGTCAACAAGACGATATATTCATAGAAGCGTGGCGCTATTTAGATGTACACAGCACCCCATTAGATGTTATCAAACAATCTCATTATTTTTCTCATTTTTCTTACTATATCATTCAAGAAAATTTGCAAATTCTACCACTATCATTACCCAAAAGTTGCCATATTTGTGGTTATCTCAATAGTTATTTATTAATACATCTAAAACAAGACTGGGTTAAATCTAAAGAAACTTATTTATCAGGAAGCGTGTTAGCTATCAAACTACAAAAGGGGAAATTAAAAACTATTATTCCTATATTCATACCACAAGAGCATCAGGTAGTGGAATCAATAGAAACTAGTAAAGATTATATTTTTATTCATTATTTAGATAATATTTACAGTAAGGCATATGTAACACTATTTAAAAATGGTGATTTAAAACCCATCAACTTTCCAGAATTAGGCACTATTAACTTTGAATTAATCGACCAACCATGGCGCAGTAATATATTTTACATTGCTGCTAATGATTTAACTCATGAACCTACTCTTTATGCTTGGGATGCGAAACGAGAAGAATTAAGTATATTAAGACAACAAAAATCTCTTTTTAATACAAATAATATATCTATTCATCAATATTTTGCCTCATCTGAAGACAATACCCAAATTCCTTATTTTTGGTGTGGTACCAACCTAACGCATGAAACGCCTACTTTAATTTATTGCTATGGTGGTTTTTCTGTCAATGAACTACCCCATTACATGCCTGTTATTGGTAAACTTTGGTTAGAAAAAGGATTTTCATTTGTCATTGCCAATATACGTGGTGGAGCAGAATTAGGAGAATACTGGCATCAAGAAGCTGTACGAGAAAATAAATATAAAAGTATTGAGGATTTAATTGCTGTTATACAAGATTTACAAAAAAATAAAAGAACATCTCCTGCAATGACTGCAATACAAGGTGCTAGTAATGGAGGTTTAATTGTTGCAAATGCCATGACTGATGTACCTGATTTATTAAAAACTGTTTTATGTGAGGTGCCTATTATTGACATGCAAAATTACACAAAATACGGTAGTGGCTATTTGTGGAAATCTGAATATGGCGACCCTAATGATCCGAAAATAATTCCCTATTTAGAAAAAATTAATGTATTAAATAAAATTTCTGATAAGATACGATACCCTGAATTATTTATTACGACAAGTTTAAGTGATGACAGAGTCAGTCCGAAACATGCCCTTTTATTACACAAAAAGATGCTGAATATGGGACATACTAGTAGTCATCTGATAAGTTACCATCAAGGAGGCCATGAATCCTTAAACGCTCAAGATGAATATATTCAAGAATTAGCCTATCTGTGGTTTTTTCTATATAATGCAATGGGTCTAAATTTCGAGACCATGAAGTCATAACCAATAAAAAACTTAACACTAAAAATTTTTATGAGCAATATTTCAACCCCTCTTACGAATTCCCATGATACGATCACATTAGCAGAATATGCCGAAAAAGCATACCTAGAATATGCCATGAGTGTGATTAAGGGTAGAGCGATTCCTAGTATTTCTGATGGACAAAAACCAGTACAACGACGTATCTTATTTTCTATGTATGAAATGGGTTTAAGCAATCAAGCTAAACCTGTTAAATCTGCTCGTGTCGTCGGTGATGTGATTGGTAAATATCACCCTCATGGAGACACTTCCGCCTATGACGCCATGGTCAGAATGGCACAAGGGTTTACTCTACGCTACCCATTAGTAGACGGAGTCGGTAATTATGGCTCTCGGGATGGTGATGGTGCTGCAGCCATGCGTTATACAGAAGCAAGGCTAATGCCTATCTCAGAACTACTCTTGGCAGAAATTAATTTGGGTACAGTAGATTTTAAACCCAATTATGACGGGGTTAACCAAGAACCAATAGACTTACCCAGTAGACTTCCCATAATACTTTTAAATGGAGCTTCTGGAATTGCAGTGGGTCTTGCTACAGAAATACCTTCTCATAATTTAAAAGAAGTTGCTCAAGCAACTGTAGCACTTATCAAAAACCCA from Neisseriaceae bacterium includes the following:
- a CDS encoding dehydratase gives rise to the protein MWYSIQSIFFERKIFYTLSEECNMLMYKDVELDSLPSLTKGYLKAAGQMINKSLIVKHIGSVLPNLPVKRLILRNYQLSPEEVKKYTDNTQLANSKILPLTYLYSVAFPMVIKLLTEPDFPYTPVGLVHLYNTINRYKEVATDAVVDIYVHTEKIREHRAGLLIDVVTEVYVGSELVWSQVSTMLHKQKTSLSSMSREFSEPFDKSNITSQETIKATVDIIRKYASISGDRNPIHMSPITAKIFGFPQIIAHGSWMMARILSSSEAQLPSSCTYNVQFGKPFLVPGSAGLFVTHNESNHWLYSLEKPDKKIIILSAQVKPLDKE
- the leuD gene encoding 3-isopropylmalate dehydratase small subunit, which encodes MKVFQELKGLVAPLDRVNVDTDAIIPKQFLRSIKRTGYGDNCFDAWRYLDRGDIAMDNSTRPLNPDFPLNKPRYQGAEILLTRRNFGCGSSREHAPWALEEYGFRAIIAPSFADIFFNNCYKNGLLPIILSEKEVDILFCEVENNVGYCLLISLQEQTVITPSGQVFNFDITEHRKYCLLNGLDEIGLTLQNSDKIKAFEDKRKQQFPWMF
- a CDS encoding prolyl oligopeptidase family serine peptidase, whose amino-acid sequence is MNNLENEFIQTESQKTIDIITSHADWMSIKKNITNILNSEAHIAYCEEHQGKMYHLLQNHEYPKGVYRCCSVKDYRAGLPNWELIFNVADFDEILNDDIYLEAYMHFVENPNLILLVLSSKGQDMHYTLEFNISKKNIVTDGFNFPLSKSFVQWRDENSVWLNPAWEENQITSSGYSRQVYLLKRGQNLSEATLVFEGQQDDIFIEAWRYLDVHSTPLDVIKQSHYFSHFSYYIIQENLQILPLSLPKSCHICGYLNSYLLIHLKQDWVKSKETYLSGSVLAIKLQKGKLKTIIPIFIPQEHQVVESIETSKDYIFIHYLDNIYSKAYVTLFKNGDLKPINFPELGTINFELIDQPWRSNIFYIAANDLTHEPTLYAWDAKREELSILRQQKSLFNTNNISIHQYFASSEDNTQIPYFWCGTNLTHETPTLIYCYGGFSVNELPHYMPVIGKLWLEKGFSFVIANIRGGAELGEYWHQEAVRENKYKSIEDLIAVIQDLQKNKRTSPAMTAIQGASNGGLIVANAMTDVPDLLKTVLCEVPIIDMQNYTKYGSGYLWKSEYGDPNDPKIIPYLEKINVLNKISDKIRYPELFITTSLSDDRVSPKHALLLHKKMLNMGHTSSHLISYHQGGHESLNAQDEYIQELAYLWFFLYNAMGLNFETMKS
- a CDS encoding LysR family transcriptional regulator — protein: MGLIDYNDSSSQILYFLEYLDFMTLQQLRYVLEVYKQNLNVSDAAQVLFTSQPGISKQIKLLENELGIQIFVRQGKRITAVTEPGQLILQTAERVLREAENIKRIGDELSNKNCGEINLAGVYGFMRYELPKKMYAFKQSYPDIRVSVLPTNSVEVARLVAEYEVDFGVINQDLYFNPELVYLPYNTWSYQLIMPVDHQLADKHEIELEDLLKYPLITYDYSFVNQETVVRMFQKAGLDLPNVALSSFDADVIKTYVKMGLGIGLIESMAVDLETLDESLEVVSVSHLFSEVETRIIMRKNQYIRGYIYDLINILNPELTKERIDKCIHEVAVDYVI
- the leuC gene encoding 3-isopropylmalate dehydratase large subunit encodes the protein MSAKTLYDKLWDSHVVKQEDDGTVLLYIDRHLVHEVTSPQAFEGLKLANRRLWRASSIISTADHNTPTHNWDKGILDPISKLQVDTLDENVKAFKIKNYFPFILDKRQGIVHVVGPEEGGTLPGMTVVCGDSHTSTHGALATLAHGIGTSEVEHVMATQCLVAKKSNNMKIEVNGHLEEGVTAKDVALYIIGQIGTAGGTGYAIEFTGEVIRGLSIEGRMTLCNLAIEAGARSGMVAVDDITLNYLKGRPFVPKGEDWDKAVMYWKTLVSDEGAYFDKVYTFDARDIKPQVTWGTSPEMVIAIDETIPGLENITDPVKKKSYERAYEYMGIEPNTPITELAVDVVFIGSCTNSRIEDLRSVAEVVKGKSKADSVKRVLIVPGSGLVKEEAEKEGLDKIFKEAGFEWREPGCSMCLAMNDDKVGPKERCASTSNRNFEGRQGALSRTHLVSPQMAAAAAIVGHFIDHRKL
- the brnQ gene encoding branched-chain amino acid transport system II carrier protein, translated to MIRIVFVLGLALFALFFGAGNLIFPIKLGWQSGSSFYPAVIGFLITGVGIPLLGLIASSTSPGGIPEILDKKVSKWFSFLLITSIYLTIGPLFAIPRTATTSYTIGVAPHLQADSNIYLLVFSVIYFLIVLIFSLKPSEMVERIGRFLTPALLLVIGILCTVAFFKLNTTVTELQGSATAYRNPFTEGFTQGYLTMDAIASVTFSIISLTVLRAAGITEKSKILKYSSLAALVSGICLVIVYIGLGWIGNHYPLSTEQLNWITQNEMHEGAYILANASNTLLNTLGPIVVSLIVTLACLTTAIGLTVAISSFFANLLGSYIPKLNYNFCVYFFTLTSLILSNQGLNQVISASIPILNILYPITILIIFIVLFNEVIHIPKIAFQITVITTSLISISNVLFQNMSKQIFTPFYNALGIPISDLTFSWIIPAIITLIIGYLIAYIRRGTDE